From the genome of Glycine max cultivar Williams 82 chromosome 2, Glycine_max_v4.0, whole genome shotgun sequence, one region includes:
- the LOC100817645 gene encoding scopoletin glucosyltransferase, with amino-acid sequence MGSSEYQTLHIFFFPFLAHGHMIPTVDMAKLFAEKGVKATIITTPLNEPFIYNAIGKSKTNGNKIHIQTIEFPSAEAGLLDGCENTESVPSPELLNPFFMATHFLQEPLEQLLQKQLPDCIVADMFFPWATDSAAKFGIPRLVFHGTSFFSLCVTTCMPFYEPHDKYASSDSDSFLIPNFPGEIRIEKTKIPPYSKSKEKAGLAKLLEEAKESELRSYGVVVNSFYELEKVYADHFRNVLGRKAWHIGPLSLCNKDAEEKARRGKEASIDEHECLKWLNTKKPNSVIYICFGSTVKFPDSQLREIAKGLEASGQQFIWVVRKSGEEKGEKWLHDGFEKRMEGKGLIIRGWAPQVLILEHQAIGTFVTHCGWNSTLEAVTAGVPMVTWPIFADQFFNEKLVIEVLKIGVPVGAKTWLGMQGDSISCDAVEKAVKRIMTGEEAIEMRNKAKVLSHQARRAMEEGGSSNSDFKALIEGLSSLSH; translated from the coding sequence ATGGGTAGTAGTGAATATCAGACTCTGCACATTTTCTTCTTTCCCTTCTTGGCTCATGGCCACATGATACCAACCGTGGACATGGCCAAATTATTTGCCGAAAAGGGTGTGAAGGCCACTATAATCACCACACCCCTCAACGAACCTTTCATCTACAACGCCATTGGAAAATCCAAAACTAATGGCAACAAAATCCACATCCAAACCATAGAGTTTCCTTCTGCAGAGGCTGGTTTACTTGATGGCTGTGAAAATACCGAGTCAGTCCCTTCCCCAGAATTGTTGAATCCGTTTTTTATGGCCACCCATTTCCTCCAAGAGCCACTTGAGCAGCTACTGCAAAAGCAACTTCCAGATTGCATTGTTGCTGATATGTTCTTCCCATGGGCAACTGATTCCGCCGCCAAATTTGGAATTCCTAGGCTCGTCTTCCATGGGACTAGTTTCTTCTCCTTGTGTGTTACCACGTGTATGCCATTCTATGAGCCTCATGACAAATATGCTTCTTCTGATTCTGATTCGTTTCTCATTCCTAACTTCCCGGGCGAGATTAGAATCGAAAAGACAAAGATTCCACCTTATAGCAAGAGTAAGGAGAAAGCAGGCCTGGCCAAATTGTTGGAGGAGGCAAAGGAATCAGAGTTAAGGAGCTATGGGGTTGTTGTTAATAGCTTCTACGAACTTGAGAAGGTTTATGCAGATCATTTTAGGAACGTACTTGGAAGAAAAGCGTGGCATATTGGTCCCTTATCTCTATGCAATAAAGACGCAGAAGAGAAAGCACGTAGAGGAAAGGAGGCATCTATTGATGAGCATGAGTGCCTGAAGTGGCTAAACACAAAGAAACCCAATTCAGTTATTTATATATGCTTTGGAAGTACAGTAAAGTTTCCTGATTCTCAACTTAGAGAAATTGCTAAGGGTCTTGAGGCTTCAGGGCAACAATTCATTTGGGTCGTTAGGAAAAGCGGAGAAGAAAAGGGAGAGAAATGGTTACATGATGGATTTGAGAAAAGAATGGAAGGCAAGGGACTAATCATAAGAGGGTGGGCGCCTCAAGTGTTGATTCTTGAACACCAAGCGATTGGCACGTTTGTGACACATTGTGGATGGAATTCAACGTTGGAAGCAGTGACTGCAGGGGTTCCCATGGTCACTTGGCCTATTTTCGCCGACCAATTTTTCAATGAGAAGTTGGTGATTGAGGTCCTTAAAATTGGGGTACCTGTTGGTGCTAAAACATGGCTTGGAATGCAGGGAGATAGTATTTCATGTGATGCAGTGGAGAAGGCAGTGAAGAGGATAATGACAGGggaagaagccattgaaatgAGGAACAAAGCAAAGGTGCTTTCACATCAAGCTAGGCGGGCCATGGAAGAAGGTGGATCATCCAACTCTGATTTTAAAGCTTTAATTGAGGGATTAAGTTCGTTGAGCCACTAA